The Sulfurospirillum tamanense sequence TAAATACATGGGAAGAGATGTCTGAGATTACGCCTAAAAAATGAATGGCATTGTTATGTTCATCACGTACTACTTGCGTGGTGTCTTCAACCCACACGTAGTTACCATCGTTTTTGCGCAAACGGTAGGGTTGGTGGGTAAAAACGTCGACCTCTTTGTGTTGAAGCAACTCTTGTTCTACACGGTTAAGGTCTTCAGGGTGAATTAAATCCTTGTAATGAAGAGTTTGTTCTTGGAAAACCCTCGGGTCGTACCCGAGGGTTTTGGCAATGGAAGGGCTAACGAGTAAAACAGAGTGGATAGGGTCGTTGTCCCATTTGAAGTAGACGCTTGGGCTAAAATCTAAAAAACACTTTAACTCTGAAAAAGTAAAGTCGGGATGGTTTTTCGCGATTGCCACGTCTGCTCCTTGCGCGTTAAAAAGCATTATTGTAGCAAAAAACCACCCAACTTAAAAGCCCTAACGTAGGCCAGCGGCTAAAACATCGACACTTTTTAGTAACGCATTTTTCCAATCTTTAGATAATGCATCAAGAGGCACGACACTGCCGCCGATTTCTTTGGCAATTACTTGGGCGCTTTTGGTGGAAAATTGTGGCGCGACGAAAATAATATGCACGCCCTCGTGTTTTGCTTCTTTGATTAACGCAGCCAAGGCGGCAGGTTTAGGCTCTTTGCCCTCAATTTCAATGGCAACTTGCTCTAAGTTATAACGCGTGGCAAGGTAGCCTAAATTGGGGTGAAAAATCATAAACTTTCGGTGTGTTAGTCCTGTGAGTTTGGTGCGAATCTGTGCATCTAGGGCGTCTAATTCTGCTTCAAAATCCTGAAGATTGGCTTCATACAACGCTTTATGCTGGGGAAAAGCGCGTATGAGTGCGTTAGCGATGGTGTTAGCTTGGATTTTTACCAGCACAGGGTCTAGCCAGATATGTGGGTCAAGGGTGCCCTCTTTGTGCTCGTGTTTGTCTTGATGGTCATGCGCGTGTTTGTGGTCGTGTTTGTCTCCATGGTCATGTTTGTGTTTGGTATCTTCTTCATGGTCGTGGTCTGCGATGGGTTGTTTTGTCACATCGTGGTCAGTTTCAACCACCACTAACGCGGGGTTGGCGCTTTTGAAGCGGGGAATCCATGCCTCTTCAAAGTTAACACCAATGGCAAAATAGAGCGCACTTTTTTCCAGTTGTGCCATTTGGCTTGGGCGCGGTTCGTAGGTGTGGGGACTGTGGCCTGGCTGGACCATGACATTAATCTCTACAGTATCCCCTGCAATTTTTTCGACGAAATAGTGTTGAGGCAAGATGCTGACACTCACTACCGGTTTGGCATAGGAAAAGCCAAAAATAAGGCTAAACAACACAAGCAAACGTACCATTTTTTCTCCTTTTTTCTCGCAACTAAGTTGCAATAGTATAAGAAAAAGCGACTTAGTTGCACCTTAACAAAAAATGCGTTATGATGTGGGTTTAAAAGGAAAAAACCTTACATGTAAAAGGGTTTAAAGAGGAAAAATGAAAGAAGTGTCAACACAGCTTACCGCCCATAACATCAAGCCAACCCCTGCACGTACTGCAATTTTTGATGTGCTACAACATGCCTTGTCGCCTCTAAATTATGACCAAATTACAGACCAAATGCCAATGCGCATCAACAAGGCCACCTTTTACCGTGCCATCAGCATCTTTGAAAAAGAGGGGTTAGTGACTAAGTTTGAATCGGATGACCGTAAATGGTACTTTGAACTCTCACCTGTCAATCATGCCCATTTCATCTGCGAAACCTGTCACGAAGTCCGCTGTACTAACGTGCCTATTCCAAAAGCCAGCGAGGGCAATGCGGTGAAAAGTGTTATTTTAAAAGGAACATGCAAAGCCTGCCAATAGCTTTACATGTAACGGGCAATCACTGCATCTGGGATGGCCTTGGGGCGCTGGGTTTGTGTGTCGATGTAAACCCACACCGTGCTTGCCTTGGCAATCTCTTCCTCTCCGCGTAAAAACCGATACAAGCGTACACTTGCCGCTTTACGAAAACTCTCCGCCCAGGTTTGAATGACCAAGGTTTCGCCCTCAAAGGCGGGCTTAAGGTAGTCGATAGTGTGGGTTTTAGCCACCCATGTAGAGCCTTCTTCTTGCTGACGCAAGATAGTGTCGCCCACGCTTTGAGAGTGCGCCGTAGCGGCGTCTTGCATCCACTGAACGTATAAGACATTGTTAACGTGACCGTTGATGTCGATGGCACTTTTGGGGATGGTGAGGGTGTAGCAAAAACGGGGATTCATGATGTTCCTTTTTGATAGAAGTATACCCAAAAGTGATAATGCACGTTACAGCTCCTTTAGCCCCTTTTAACCCACCGCACGTTACTATCGTGAAAAATATAGAAGGTAATACTATGAGCCAAACCAAGTGGGATGAAAAAGCGGCCAATTATGTTCGGTTTTCGGCAAAGCCTGATGCCTTCGGGCAGCGCGTGTTTGACACGCTTGAGGCATGGGGTGTGGAGTTTGTGGACAAAACCATTCTTGATATTGGGTGCGGTACAGGGGTGTATACCTTGCATCTTGCTAAAGAAGCAACAAATGTAGATGCTCTTGATTTTTCCAGCGAAATGCTAAATATCCTACAATCCGATGCAAAAAGTAATGGTATTCATAATATTAAAACTATTCATGACCGTTTTGACACCTTACCATGTAAGGCACAATACGACCTTGCATTTTGCTCCATGAGTCCTGCAGTGAGCTCTCCTGCTATGTTTGAAAAAATGCACGCGTGCGCTAAAGAAAAAGTCTTTTTAGGGTGGGGTGGCAAACGCAAGTCTTCGTTGCATGATCCTATTTTTGAAGCCTTTGGTACCCAATACAATGCCCCGCGAGGAGGGGTTGAACTCAAAGCATGGCTAGAGGCTCAGGGAATTTTCTTTACATGTAAGGTTTTGGAGGAAACGCGTACAAGCTACATGGACGTTGCAAAAAGTGTGGAAAATGTCGCATGGCACTTGGGCATCAACGAGGTAACTTTTGACCCAGAAACACTCAGCACTTTGGTTGAAAAACATGCGGATGAAAATGGTATGGTAGAAAATATAATCGAATCAGAAATGGTGCTAATGGTGTTTTAGTGTGGCGCAGGTGCGCCACTGTGTTATAAAAGTTTTTTACTGAGTGTAAAAAAAGTGCGAACGGTCAACCATTGCACCCACACCAAGGGAGCCAAAAGCCCGTAAAATAGTGGCGAATAAAGGCTTACGATGTTGTTAGCAACCAAACCTGTCATCAAAAAGAAAAACCCAAACACAAACAGTGCTACACCTGGGCAAATGATAGCAAAGCTCACAGGCGAGCGCGTACATCCGTGAATGTAAGTGTTAAAATAGCCCACCTGCTTCATGACTCTGTAGCCGATCCAGCCAAACATGAGTTGTAAAGAAAGCACCGTGGAGCCTAACAAAAAGAGAAACCAGTTAGCACCGTGAGATAACCCCATAAAGTTGTGTGCTACACCAAAGCTAACACGAATAACAGTGATGCCCAAAAGGGTTAAAATAGGAATCATTACCCATAAACTCACACTTGTTTCAGCATGAATTCCCTGCGCAAATATATCACGCATGGCAAAGACGGTTTTCAAAAACGCCAAAGTAATGGCAAGAACGCTAAAAAAAACAGCACCAAAAATACCCAAAGCAGAGACCAAAGGCAAGCTGCTCATGGCGCCAGGCGCGGCAAATCCCACTCCAACCATACTAAAGGCAAAGATAGCAAGCAGTTGGCTAAAATTGTTGTTGGTGGTTGGGTTAAAGTTGCCCGTGATGATGAGCCGTGTTAAATAGGTGCCATAAACCCTAAGCGCATATAAACCAACCCCTAAAAATGCCAACAATGCCAGAGGAAAAAGCCACTCAATCACACTCCAAAGATTGGGTACAAAAGTGGCACCCAGTACAAAAGCCACATTGATAGTCATGGCGTAAGTCAAAGGAAGAGCCATCAATGAAACTTCGCCGTTAGTTTGCTTAAGTGTTTCAAACGCAGCGGTGTGTTTAAACAGGCGAAATTGGCGGATGTTCCAAAAAAGCAAAGTGATGTGTTTGTATGCAAAAAAGAGAATTCCAGCAAGCGCGCCCCCAACTAGTGGAAGGTAAGTAGGGTGCGCACTTCCCCAAGAAAACAAAGCATTGGCGGTCACCATGGGGGTAGTGGGGTGGGGAAGCAAGAAATTGAGGTACATAAAAAATGAGACCGCTAGCCCTCCCGCACCCAACGAGGCGAGAAAATACAAGGGCGAATAATCTTCTTTGAGAGTGAGCGATTGCGACATGATGTCTCCTTGGGTGGCATTTAAGCCACGGTATTGTAAACTTGGTTGACAGTTTAGCGCGTGAAATGTAGTTTGTCAAGGAGGTTGACAATGTGGAGTGGACAACAGGATATAAAATTTTTACTTTTAGATAAGCTCGCGTGGGTGGAAGAGTTTTCGCGCCAAGAGGCAAAAGCGTACGGGTATGAAGACCACGACATTCTCTCTTCGTCGGGGATACTCACCTTTGTAGATCATGGCGTGGTCACTATTTCATCCATTGCAAAAAAGTTGGGGATTAGTCGCCAAGCGGTGCATAAAAATGTGCAAGCTTTAGCAAAAAAAGGCTTTTTGTGTTTGTGCGAAGGACAAGACAAGCGGGAAAAAATGATTTGCATGACACCTCACGGGGAAGCATTGTTGGCGTGCCGTAAAAACGTGATGGTAAAGGTAGAAAAAGCGATTGCGCAAACGCTCGGAGAAGAGGCATTGGCACAGCTAAAAACACTCCTAGGAAAACACTGGGAAGAAAACAAAGTGTGAATGCCATTTTGGGTGAAAAATGTGTAAATGGTGAAGTTGCGGTTTAAAAAAGTGGTGACCCATACGAGACTCGAACTCGTGTTACCGCCGTGAAAGGGCGGTGTCCTAACCGCTAGACGAATGGGCCGTGTTTTTGTTGAGGATGGAATTGTACCTCAGTAAAACTTAAAAAAGAATAAAATAATGAGGGTTTTTAAAAGCTTTTTTGGGGTGTAAAAAACATTACATGTAAACCTTTTTTACACGCTTTTTTACCTCCTAAACGCCTTATTTTTTCTATGCTACAATACCGCCTGAAATGGAGGCGAGCATGAAGCATTGGATACTTTTTTTAAGTCTATTGTTCTTAGGGGGATGCGCCCTAAAGCCCCTCATTTATGAAACTTCAACCGTTCATCTCACCCTAAAAATACCCCAAATTCGTCTTTCTGATATGGCGTTTGTGCGCCACAGCGCTACCACTACAAACATCCAAGTCTTTACTGCTGGTCAAGTGGTTTTAGACCTTGTGGTGGGAGACTCCTTGTGTCTTAATGGCACGTGTTATGATAAAACCGCTTTTAATCGCCACTTTTTTAATGCCCCCCATTATCCTGAGCTTTTAGAAGAGATTCTTTTAGGTCGGCCCATTTATGAAAGCAGAGGGCTAGAGAGAAGCGCGCAAGGGTTTAGCCAACATTTTTCCTTGCGCGGGCGTGAAATTGCGTATGAAGTCACTCCCGCTTACACGTTGTTTCGCGATACACAGCGGGGAATTTTGATGCGGATGGCATCCCCAAAGGAGAACAAATG is a genomic window containing:
- a CDS encoding PAS domain-containing protein, with amino-acid sequence MLFNAQGADVAIAKNHPDFTFSELKCFLDFSPSVYFKWDNDPIHSVLLVSPSIAKTLGYDPRVFQEQTLHYKDLIHPEDLNRVEQELLQHKEVDVFTHQPYRLRKNDGNYVWVEDTTQVVRDEHNNAIHFLGVISDISSHVFNTKGLIKVTAFLENYKKALNESSIVTKSDPKGIITYVNKNFVEITGHRVEDLIGKPHSVNRHPDTPKEV
- a CDS encoding metal ABC transporter solute-binding protein, Zn/Mn family, with the protein product MVRLLVLFSLIFGFSYAKPVVSVSILPQHYFVEKIAGDTVEINVMVQPGHSPHTYEPRPSQMAQLEKSALYFAIGVNFEEAWIPRFKSANPALVVVETDHDVTKQPIADHDHEEDTKHKHDHGDKHDHKHAHDHQDKHEHKEGTLDPHIWLDPVLVKIQANTIANALIRAFPQHKALYEANLQDFEAELDALDAQIRTKLTGLTHRKFMIFHPNLGYLATRYNLEQVAIEIEGKEPKPAALAALIKEAKHEGVHIIFVAPQFSTKSAQVIAKEIGGSVVPLDALSKDWKNALLKSVDVLAAGLR
- a CDS encoding Fur family transcriptional regulator — its product is MKEVSTQLTAHNIKPTPARTAIFDVLQHALSPLNYDQITDQMPMRINKATFYRAISIFEKEGLVTKFESDDRKWYFELSPVNHAHFICETCHEVRCTNVPIPKASEGNAVKSVILKGTCKACQ
- a CDS encoding acyl-CoA thioesterase — its product is MNPRFCYTLTIPKSAIDINGHVNNVLYVQWMQDAATAHSQSVGDTILRQQEEGSTWVAKTHTIDYLKPAFEGETLVIQTWAESFRKAASVRLYRFLRGEEEIAKASTVWVYIDTQTQRPKAIPDAVIARYM
- a CDS encoding class I SAM-dependent methyltransferase, whose protein sequence is MSQTKWDEKAANYVRFSAKPDAFGQRVFDTLEAWGVEFVDKTILDIGCGTGVYTLHLAKEATNVDALDFSSEMLNILQSDAKSNGIHNIKTIHDRFDTLPCKAQYDLAFCSMSPAVSSPAMFEKMHACAKEKVFLGWGGKRKSSLHDPIFEAFGTQYNAPRGGVELKAWLEAQGIFFTCKVLEETRTSYMDVAKSVENVAWHLGINEVTFDPETLSTLVEKHADENGMVENIIESEMVLMVF
- a CDS encoding TsoY family (seleno)protein, translating into MSQSLTLKEDYSPLYFLASLGAGGLAVSFFMYLNFLLPHPTTPMVTANALFSWGSAHPTYLPLVGGALAGILFFAYKHITLLFWNIRQFRLFKHTAAFETLKQTNGEVSLMALPLTYAMTINVAFVLGATFVPNLWSVIEWLFPLALLAFLGVGLYALRVYGTYLTRLIITGNFNPTTNNNFSQLLAIFAFSMVGVGFAAPGAMSSLPLVSALGIFGAVFFSVLAITLAFLKTVFAMRDIFAQGIHAETSVSLWVMIPILTLLGITVIRVSFGVAHNFMGLSHGANWFLFLLGSTVLSLQLMFGWIGYRVMKQVGYFNTYIHGCTRSPVSFAIICPGVALFVFGFFFLMTGLVANNIVSLYSPLFYGLLAPLVWVQWLTVRTFFTLSKKLL
- a CDS encoding MarR family winged helix-turn-helix transcriptional regulator, producing the protein MWSGQQDIKFLLLDKLAWVEEFSRQEAKAYGYEDHDILSSSGILTFVDHGVVTISSIAKKLGISRQAVHKNVQALAKKGFLCLCEGQDKREKMICMTPHGEALLACRKNVMVKVEKAIAQTLGEEALAQLKTLLGKHWEENKV